Proteins encoded by one window of bacterium:
- a CDS encoding hydrogenase iron-sulfur subunit encodes MADETFEPKLVGFLCRWCTYTGADLAGISRIKYPPNLTPIKVMCSGRVDPTFIVQAFADGADGVLIGGCHPGDCHYDVGNYRTMRRYPMLVKLLGQFGIEPDRVWLRWISASEGNLFADTIRDFTARVKELGPLNWAERTRAITEAVT; translated from the coding sequence ATGGCTGACGAGACCTTCGAGCCCAAGCTGGTGGGATTCCTCTGCCGCTGGTGCACTTACACCGGCGCGGACCTGGCGGGCATCAGCCGGATAAAGTACCCGCCCAACCTCACCCCGATCAAGGTCATGTGCTCCGGCCGCGTGGACCCCACCTTCATCGTCCAGGCTTTCGCCGACGGCGCCGACGGGGTGCTCATCGGCGGCTGCCACCCCGGCGACTGCCACTACGACGTGGGCAATTACCGGACCATGCGCCGCTATCCGATGCTGGTAAAGCTCCTGGGCCAGTTCGGCATCGAGCCCGACCGCGTCTGGCTGCGCTGGATTTCGGCCTCGGAGGGCAACCTCTTCGCCGATACCATCCGCGACTTTACCGCCCGGGTCAAGGAACTGGGACCCCTGAACTGGGCCGAGCGGACCCGGGCCATCACCGAAGCGGTGACCTAG